From Candidatus Aminicenantes bacterium:
ATCGAGGGCGAGCTCCAGATCGCGCTCAAAAACGGGACAATCCATCGTCTCAAGCGGGGTGCCAGCTTCCAAGCCGGCGACGACGAGGCCAACCCGCACCTGGCCTCAAGCGGGTCCGGGGCACGCGTCTTTATCGTCGACTAGGCGGCTCGCTTATTTCTTCGCCGGCTCCGGCGGCTCCGACTTGTTCCAGTCCGGCGGCTCGACGCCCAACAGGGCATGGACGAAGAAGTCGTTGCGCTTGCGAGCCCCGTAGTCGCCGCCCGCCGTATGGCCCGCGCCCGGGATGACCAGCAGGTCGAAAGTCTTATTGGCCTTGATCAGGGCGTTGACCACTTGGTAAGTCGAGGCCGGATCGACGTTCTGGTCCATCTCGCCGACGATAAGCAGGAGCTTGCCCTGCAGGCGGTAGGCGTTGTCCACGTTGGACGCGGCGGCGTACTCGGGCCCCAGCGGCCAACCCATCCATTGCTCGTTCCACCAGATCTTGTCCATCCGGTTGTCGTGGCAGCCGCAGGCGGCGAAGCCGGCCTTATAGAACTCCGGATGGAAGAGCAGGCCTCCCAAGGCGCTTTGCCCGCCGGCCGAAGTGCCGTAGATCCCAACCCGGGTGATGTCGTAGGAGGGATACTTGGCCGCCGCGGCCTTGTGCCAGAGAATGCGGTCGGGAAAGCCGGCGTCGCCCAGATTTTTCCAGGCGTAATCGTGGAATTCCTTGGACCGGTTGCTCGTCCCCAGCCCATCCATCTGGACGACGATAAAGCCGATCTCGGCCAAGGCCTGCATGGCGCTATAAGCGGAGAACGTTTTGGGCGCGAACGATCCGTGCGGTCCGGCATAGATGTTCTCGATGACCGGATATTTCTTTTTGGGGTTGAAGGCGAGCGGACGGTAGATGACGCCCCAGATGTCGGTCCGGCCGTCGCGGGCTTTGGCGGTGAAGACCTCGGGCGCCTTCCAGCCCGCTTTGACCAGGGCTGAAATATCGGTCGTCTCCGCCGTCAGGACGACTTCCCGGCTGAGCGTGCGGCGGACATTCATGACCGGGGGCGAGTCCACCCGGGAGCGCGTGTCCACCATGTAAGCCATGTCGGAGGAATAGACGGCGGTGTGGTTGGCTTCGCCTTCGGTCAGGCGGGTCAGCCCCGAGCCGTCCAGGTTGATCCGAAAATATTGGACAAAGTAGGGATCGATCCCCGGGTCCATCCCACTGGCCTGGAAATACACCTGCCCCGCCGTCTCGTCGACCTTGTCGACCTCGCGCACCACCCACTCGCCCTTGGTGATCTGGTTTTTAACGAGTCCGGTCGCGCCGTCGATGAGATAGAGATGATTCCAGCCGTCACGCTCCGACATCCAGACAACGTCCTTGCCGTCGGCCAGATCGAAACGGAATTTCTTGCTGCTGTAGCAGAAGAAGGTCTTGGGCTCCTCGCTCAGGACGGCCCGGACAGCACCCGTCGTCCCGTTCACCTCGATGATCCGGTAGACCTGATGGCCGCGCTGGTTGTATTCGAAGGTGAAGGCCCGCGAGTCCTTGCGCCAGACGGCCGGGGTCAGGTCGTATGGGTTCGGGAAGCGGGCGTTGTCGACGGCGATCGAGCGGCGGTCCTCGAGCAGCAAGAGGACGGGCTGGTCGAGATCGAGCACGTCGCCCGGCTTGGCGTATTCGAACTCCGAATACTTGGGCTGGCGCTGATCGACGGGCGAGGATTCGATATAGGTAAGAAAACGATGAAAGCCGGGCTTAATGCGGACGGCCGCGATCTTTTTCGAGTCGGGCGACCAGACCAAGGACCGATAGGTATAGTAGTTGCCCTCGCCGCCGTCGTAGCTCAGCGGGAATTCCATCTTTTTGGCTTTGTCTATGGCCCGGACAAAGACGTTGTAATCGCGGATGAAGGCCTCCCACTGGCCATCGGGAGATGGCTTGGCCGAGGCCGACGCCGCTTCGGCCGGAGGACCGCCCTGGCCCAAGCCGCCTCCACCCGGACGGCGCGGTT
This genomic window contains:
- a CDS encoding DPP IV N-terminal domain-containing protein, coding for MREKWQGLAVDLPERPSWIGTTHRFWYRKSVPGGFQFVLVDADKASKAPAFDPIRVAAELAGSLKKWIDPKKLPFTSIAFVDAEKAIQFEAEGFRWKFELESGVLSKLGPVEPRRPGGGGLGQGGPPAEAASASAKPSPDGQWEAFIRDYNVFVRAIDKAKKMEFPLSYDGGEGNYYTYRSLVWSPDSKKIAAVRIKPGFHRFLTYIESSPVDQRQPKYSEFEYAKPGDVLDLDQPVLLLLEDRRSIAVDNARFPNPYDLTPAVWRKDSRAFTFEYNQRGHQVYRIIEVNGTTGAVRAVLSEEPKTFFCYSSKKFRFDLADGKDVVWMSERDGWNHLYLIDGATGLVKNQITKGEWVVREVDKVDETAGQVYFQASGMDPGIDPYFVQYFRINLDGSGLTRLTEGEANHTAVYSSDMAYMVDTRSRVDSPPVMNVRRTLSREVVLTAETTDISALVKAGWKAPEVFTAKARDGRTDIWGVIYRPLAFNPKKKYPVIENIYAGPHGSFAPKTFSAYSAMQALAEIGFIVVQMDGLGTSNRSKEFHDYAWKNLGDAGFPDRILWHKAAAAKYPSYDITRVGIYGTSAGGQSALGGLLFHPEFYKAGFAACGCHDNRMDKIWWNEQWMGWPLGPEYAAASNVDNAYRLQGKLLLIVGEMDQNVDPASTYQVVNALIKANKTFDLLVIPGAGHTAGGDYGARKRNDFFVHALLGVEPPDWNKSEPPEPAKK